From Nitrospirota bacterium, one genomic window encodes:
- a CDS encoding polyprenyl synthetase family protein yields the protein MITTIEDIWEYYKEDLALAEEKINETLKVVAPAISAVGNHLFSSGGKRIRPFLAILCSRIFDVRGDKVSTLASSVEFIHAASLIHDDVVDGANLRRGKPAAHSVYGNQVVILVGDFLYANALRLANLLQKQKIMDALCTATAKMSEGELIQLSKKGNPEITEEDYIKIIQGKTAILMSAACKGGAVLGNASEKEERALASFGLKFGYAFQIADDVLDYMAEEKAFGKSLGKDIEEGKITLPLLYLLRDAENGEVEKIKQIIKAENKTEADLAYIQDLFGKHKSIAKSYEKAAAFLNEAKAELDIFRDSMEKSSLLAISDYAMKRRK from the coding sequence ATGATAACTACCATCGAAGACATCTGGGAATATTACAAGGAAGACCTCGCATTGGCCGAGGAAAAGATAAACGAGACGCTGAAGGTTGTCGCGCCCGCGATATCCGCCGTCGGGAACCATTTGTTTTCAAGCGGCGGTAAGCGCATCCGCCCGTTTCTCGCAATTTTGTGTTCCCGCATATTTGATGTCAGGGGAGACAAGGTCAGCACTCTCGCAAGCAGTGTGGAATTCATTCATGCGGCTTCGCTCATTCATGATGATGTCGTTGACGGCGCTAATCTCAGAAGAGGAAAGCCTGCCGCCCATTCCGTATACGGCAACCAGGTCGTGATCCTTGTGGGGGATTTTCTTTATGCAAACGCCCTGAGGCTTGCAAACCTTCTCCAGAAGCAAAAGATCATGGACGCGCTTTGCACAGCCACCGCAAAGATGAGCGAGGGTGAATTAATACAGCTCAGCAAAAAAGGCAACCCTGAGATAACGGAAGAGGACTACATAAAGATCATACAGGGCAAGACCGCTATTCTCATGTCTGCGGCATGCAAGGGCGGGGCCGTGCTTGGAAACGCATCGGAAAAGGAAGAGCGCGCGCTTGCATCATTCGGGCTGAAATTCGGTTACGCCTTTCAGATCGCTGATGACGTCCTTGACTACATGGCTGAAGAAAAGGCCTTCGGCAAAAGCCTCGGCAAGGACATCGAGGAAGGCAAGATCACTCTGCCGCTTTTATATTTACTGAGAGACGCTGAAAACGGTGAGGTGGAAAAGATAAAGCAAATAATCAAGGCTGAAAATAAAACTGAAGCAGACCTTGCTTATATCCAGGATTTATTCGGCAAACATAAATCCATTGCAAAGTCTTATGAGAAGGCCGCGGCCTTTCTGAATGAGGCGAAGGCGGAACTTGATATCTTCAGGGATTCCATGGAGAAATCATCTCTCCTTGCCATATCAGACTATGCGATGAAAAGAAGAAAGTAG
- a CDS encoding Nramp family divalent metal transporter translates to MMGRWKNFLFFLSIIGPGIITASIDNDAGGITTYSVAGARYGYMLLWTLIPTTVALIVIQEMVARMGVVTGKGLSDLIRENYGVKITFFMMIVLLVANFGTTIANFAGWAASMEIFGLSKYVMVPFGAFLIWLLVTRGSYRMVEMALLVASMLYVGYVISGFMSAPKWGEVLQGTLVPKVKFEFDFILITIAIIGTTITPWMQFYLQSSIAEKGIKKENYKVSKLDVIIGCIMTDVISFFIIVTCGTTLYPHGIKINEAKEAAVSLAPFAGQYASVLFAFCLANASILGAIVVPLATAYYICEAMGWEAGVNKSFKEAPQFMWIYTALIAISALLVLVPDAPLVLLMILSSLLNGILLPFVLVFALLLVNNERIMGKYKNPKGYNYISWGTVVVLVILTAALLVMMVLPEIA, encoded by the coding sequence ATGATGGGCCGCTGGAAAAATTTCCTTTTTTTTCTCTCAATAATTGGGCCGGGAATAATAACCGCTTCCATTGACAATGACGCCGGAGGGATCACCACTTACTCGGTGGCCGGGGCCCGCTACGGCTATATGCTTTTGTGGACCCTGATACCGACGACCGTGGCCCTGATAGTAATACAGGAGATGGTCGCGAGGATGGGCGTTGTGACAGGTAAAGGGCTTTCCGATCTTATCAGGGAGAACTACGGCGTAAAAATAACTTTCTTCATGATGATAGTCCTGCTTGTGGCAAACTTCGGGACCACTATCGCGAATTTCGCGGGCTGGGCCGCAAGCATGGAGATATTCGGTTTGAGCAAATATGTGATGGTGCCTTTCGGGGCCTTTTTGATCTGGCTGCTGGTCACCAGGGGCAGCTATAGAATGGTGGAGATGGCTTTGCTCGTAGCCTCGATGCTTTATGTAGGGTATGTGATCTCAGGCTTTATGTCCGCGCCTAAATGGGGTGAGGTCTTACAGGGCACCCTTGTCCCGAAGGTAAAGTTTGAGTTTGATTTTATCCTGATTACAATAGCGATAATCGGGACGACCATAACGCCGTGGATGCAGTTTTATCTTCAGTCGTCAATTGCCGAGAAGGGGATAAAAAAGGAGAATTACAAGGTCTCAAAGCTCGATGTTATTATCGGCTGCATTATGACGGATGTTATCTCTTTTTTCATAATAGTCACATGCGGCACGACTTTGTACCCGCACGGAATAAAGATAAACGAGGCCAAAGAGGCGGCCGTGTCCCTCGCGCCTTTTGCGGGGCAGTACGCCTCGGTCCTTTTCGCCTTTTGTCTGGCAAACGCCTCCATCCTCGGGGCCATTGTTGTCCCGCTTGCAACGGCATATTACATCTGTGAGGCCATGGGATGGGAGGCGGGAGTTAACAAGAGCTTCAAAGAGGCCCCGCAGTTCATGTGGATCTACACCGCGCTGATAGCGATATCAGCCCTCCTGGTCCTGGTCCCTGATGCGCCGCTTGTGCTGTTAATGATCCTCTCGTCTTTGCTGAACGGCATATTGCTTCCCTTTGTCCTTGTCTTTGCCTTATTGCTTGTCAACAATGAGAGGATCATGGGTAAATACAAGAACCCGAAAGGGTATAATTACATATCATGGGGCACGGTAGTTGTCCTGGTTATACTCACGGCAGCATTATTGGTCATGATGGTGCTGCCGGAGATTGCATAG
- the uvrA gene encoding excinuclease ABC subunit UvrA: MLDSIVIKGARVHNLKNINVKIPRDSFTVITGPSGSGKSSLAFDTIYAEGQRRYVESLSAYARQFLDQLQKPDVDSIEGLSPAIAIEQKTTTRNLRSTVGTITEIYDYLRVAYTRIGKLKCYQCGSPIAEQGAQQIMKLITALPEGTRIQVLSPIVIGRKGEYKKELQDAKRKGFIRARIDGEMVDITKEIKLNKHKRHNIDIVIDRLIVKAGVDKHISKAITAATGLTDVVTINIIDESKDLFFSTKLACSKCGINYPEIVPRFFSFNSPYGACPKCRGLGFKNVSEEDEEDVSRLKPCPACNGYRLRKESLSVTINNLNIGELSAKPIKDAISFIENLKLTNTEQIIASKVLKETRERLHFLDKVGLGYLTLNRAAMTLSSGESQRIKLATQIGSSLTGVLYIFDEPSIGLHPRDNDKLLENLCMLRDMGNTVIVVEHDDETMKTADHIIDMGPGAGVHGGAIVAEGSLQDIVNNKDSVTGAFLSGHASIAVPEHRRKPKDFITIKKAQEFNLKKINVNIPLGVFTCVTGVSGSGKSTLILEILYKALARKLYSSGEIPGRHDGINGIEKVDKAINVDQAPLGRTPRSNPATYTGIFSFIRNLFAQIPDARVRGYKPGRFSFNVAGGRCEACKGDGLVKVSMHFLPDLYVPCETCKGARYNKETLEIRYKGKNISDVLTMTASQALEFFESVPPLRNKLVTLEKVGLGYIQLGQSATTLSGGEAQRVKLSRELSKKATGKTLYILDEPTTGLHFVDIQKLLEVLNKLVDAGNSVIVIEHNLDIIKSADYIIDLGPEGGEEGGRIIATGTPEQVSLNPKSYTGKFLKEKLV, encoded by the coding sequence ATGCTTGACAGTATTGTCATTAAAGGCGCAAGGGTACACAATCTCAAAAATATAAACGTAAAGATCCCGCGCGACAGTTTCACAGTCATCACAGGGCCCTCAGGCTCCGGCAAGTCGTCCCTTGCCTTCGACACGATTTATGCGGAAGGGCAGAGGCGGTATGTTGAAAGCCTTTCCGCGTACGCGAGACAGTTCCTCGATCAACTGCAAAAACCCGACGTGGATTCCATCGAGGGTCTTTCCCCGGCCATCGCCATTGAACAGAAGACGACCACAAGGAACCTGCGCTCCACTGTCGGCACGATCACCGAGATATACGACTACCTCAGGGTCGCGTACACAAGGATAGGGAAACTGAAATGCTATCAGTGCGGAAGCCCTATCGCGGAACAGGGCGCGCAGCAGATCATGAAATTAATAACCGCCTTGCCTGAGGGCACGCGCATTCAGGTGCTCTCGCCGATCGTGATCGGCAGGAAGGGCGAATACAAAAAAGAATTGCAGGATGCAAAGCGGAAGGGCTTTATACGCGCAAGGATCGACGGAGAGATGGTGGATATCACGAAGGAGATAAAACTTAACAAGCATAAAAGGCACAATATCGATATTGTCATTGACCGCCTCATTGTAAAGGCCGGCGTTGATAAACACATTTCAAAAGCCATCACGGCTGCCACGGGCCTGACCGATGTTGTAACGATCAACATCATTGATGAAAGCAAAGACCTTTTCTTCAGCACTAAGCTGGCCTGTTCAAAATGCGGCATAAATTATCCTGAGATCGTCCCGAGATTTTTCTCCTTCAACAGCCCTTACGGCGCGTGTCCAAAGTGCAGGGGGCTCGGCTTTAAAAATGTGAGCGAAGAAGATGAAGAGGACGTCAGCAGGCTTAAGCCGTGTCCTGCCTGTAACGGATACAGGCTCAGGAAAGAGTCTCTGTCCGTAACGATCAATAATCTCAACATCGGAGAATTATCTGCCAAACCGATCAAGGACGCCATCTCTTTTATAGAAAATTTAAAACTCACCAATACAGAGCAGATAATCGCTTCAAAGGTCTTAAAAGAAACAAGGGAAAGGCTGCATTTCCTTGACAAGGTCGGACTCGGCTATCTGACTTTGAACAGGGCCGCGATGACGCTTTCCAGCGGAGAATCCCAGCGCATCAAGCTCGCGACCCAGATCGGCTCTTCTCTCACAGGGGTGCTTTACATATTCGACGAGCCGAGCATCGGATTGCATCCGAGAGACAACGACAAGCTCCTTGAAAACCTGTGTATGCTGAGAGACATGGGAAACACCGTCATTGTAGTTGAACATGATGACGAGACGATGAAGACAGCGGACCACATAATTGACATGGGCCCGGGCGCGGGCGTACACGGCGGCGCAATAGTAGCGGAAGGCAGTTTGCAGGATATCGTGAACAACAAAGATTCAGTTACCGGCGCCTTCCTCAGCGGACATGCCTCTATCGCAGTCCCTGAACACAGGAGAAAACCAAAGGACTTTATCACGATAAAAAAGGCGCAGGAATTTAATCTTAAGAAGATCAACGTGAACATACCGCTTGGTGTTTTCACCTGCGTGACCGGCGTGTCCGGTTCGGGCAAGAGCACCTTGATTTTAGAAATCCTTTACAAGGCGCTTGCAAGGAAGCTGTATTCCTCCGGCGAAATTCCCGGAAGGCACGATGGCATAAACGGGATTGAAAAGGTCGACAAGGCGATCAATGTGGACCAGGCCCCGCTCGGAAGGACGCCGCGCTCCAACCCGGCCACATACACGGGAATATTCTCATTCATCAGGAATCTGTTTGCGCAGATCCCTGACGCAAGGGTGAGAGGCTATAAGCCGGGCAGGTTCAGCTTCAATGTCGCGGGCGGCAGGTGCGAGGCCTGCAAAGGCGACGGGCTTGTCAAGGTGTCGATGCATTTCCTGCCTGACCTGTATGTCCCGTGCGAGACCTGCAAAGGGGCAAGATATAACAAGGAGACACTTGAGATAAGATACAAGGGGAAAAATATTTCCGACGTGCTCACAATGACAGCTTCGCAGGCGCTGGAATTTTTTGAATCGGTCCCTCCTCTGAGGAATAAACTCGTGACCCTTGAGAAAGTGGGGCTCGGCTACATCCAGCTTGGACAGTCCGCAACAACCCTTTCCGGAGGCGAGGCGCAAAGGGTGAAGCTTTCAAGAGAGCTGAGCAAAAAGGCGACGGGCAAGACGCTCTACATTCTGGACGAGCCCACAACAGGGCTGCATTTTGTAGATATCCAGAAGCTCCTTGAGGTGCTGAACAAACTCGTGGACGCCGGAAACAGCGTCATTGTCATCGAGCACAATCTCGACATTATCAAGAGCGCTGATTATATAATTGACCTTGGGCCTGAAGGCGGGGAAGAAGGCGGCAGGATAATCGCCACCGGCACCCCTGAACAGGTTTCGTTAAACCCGAAATCGTACACAGGAAAATTCCTGAAAGAAAAACTTGTATGA
- the amrA gene encoding AmmeMemoRadiSam system protein A: protein MHPLVQLAKEAVEQYVRAKKSISPPDKLTTEMAGKAGVFVCVKIKGELRGCVGTFSPCMKNVACEIIQNAISAATQDPRFPPVNSKELEQLEYSVDVLTEPEKVAGKKQLDPKRYGVIIRSGDRRGLLLPDLEGVDTVDEQISIASMKAGIFLGEEIEIYRFEVKRYK from the coding sequence ATGCATCCTCTTGTACAGCTTGCCAAAGAAGCCGTTGAGCAATATGTCCGCGCAAAAAAGAGCATCTCGCCGCCTGATAAACTTACAACTGAAATGGCCGGCAAGGCAGGTGTCTTTGTCTGTGTCAAAATCAAAGGGGAATTGAGAGGCTGTGTCGGTACATTTTCGCCGTGCATGAAAAACGTGGCCTGTGAAATTATACAGAACGCCATAAGCGCAGCCACTCAGGACCCCCGGTTCCCGCCTGTTAATTCCAAGGAACTGGAGCAACTGGAATATTCCGTCGACGTTCTGACCGAGCCCGAGAAAGTTGCCGGCAAGAAGCAGCTTGACCCTAAGAGATACGGCGTGATCATCAGAAGCGGCGACCGGAGGGGGCTGCTTTTGCCCGACCTTGAGGGGGTTGATACCGTTGACGAACAGATCAGCATAGCCTCGATGAAGGCCGGGATATTCCTTGGTGAAGAAATAGAGATTTACCGCTTTGAGGTGAAAAGATATAAATAA
- a CDS encoding FAD:protein FMN transferase, translated as MFKESRVVMDTYCTITVVSPSEEKAKEAIEAGYAEIKKLDKLLNNFEPDSEISAISKEAGIKAVPVSRETLDLMQKTIGVSKITNGAFDPTIAPVYKLWKFSGRPANPTMPPGDAIKNALKLVDYKKVTVNSAASEIYLAEKGMELDLGGIAKGYAADKAVEAIKTKGIKAALVAIAGDIRGYGLSTSGNAWKVGIQNPRPENPDSEKPWEDIFATLNLKDSAISTAGDYQRSFMKDGKRYHHIIDPATGYPSGSDLISVSVVAPEGYIADGTDTSILILGKEKGMKLLESMGIDGILVDSQKKVFITRNLKGRIEVLNKGYSIILPGN; from the coding sequence ATGTTTAAGGAAAGCCGCGTTGTGATGGACACCTACTGCACGATTACGGTTGTCAGTCCATCGGAGGAAAAGGCGAAGGAGGCGATTGAAGCTGGATATGCTGAAATCAAAAAGCTTGATAAGCTTCTTAATAATTTCGAGCCGGACAGCGAGATCAGCGCGATAAGCAAGGAAGCAGGAATAAAAGCAGTTCCTGTCAGCAGGGAGACTCTGGACTTGATGCAGAAGACAATTGGTGTTTCAAAGATAACTAACGGGGCATTCGACCCGACCATCGCGCCTGTTTATAAACTATGGAAATTCTCAGGCCGTCCCGCGAATCCGACAATGCCGCCCGGAGACGCGATCAAAAACGCGCTCAAGCTTGTTGATTATAAAAAGGTAACAGTGAACAGCGCTGCATCAGAAATTTATCTTGCAGAGAAAGGCATGGAGCTGGACTTAGGCGGGATCGCAAAAGGCTACGCCGCCGACAAGGCGGTCGAAGCAATAAAGACAAAGGGAATAAAGGCCGCGCTTGTGGCAATCGCAGGCGACATAAGAGGTTATGGATTGAGCACAAGCGGAAATGCGTGGAAGGTGGGCATTCAGAATCCGCGTCCTGAAAATCCGGATTCGGAAAAACCGTGGGAGGACATCTTCGCCACCCTTAACCTGAAAGACAGCGCCATCTCAACAGCGGGCGACTATCAGAGGTCCTTCATGAAAGACGGCAAACGCTATCACCACATCATCGATCCGGCCACAGGTTATCCGTCAGGATCAGACCTCATCAGCGTCTCCGTTGTTGCCCCTGAAGGATATATAGCGGACGGGACCGACACATCCATATTAATTCTCGGCAAAGAAAAGGGGATGAAGCTCCTTGAATCAATGGGCATTGACGGGATATTAGTCGATTCGCAGAAGAAGGTTTTCATTACCAGGAACTTAAAAGGCAGGATAGAGGTCCTGAACAAAGGGTACTCAATAATTCTCCCCGGCAATTAA
- a CDS encoding rubrerythrin family protein — MKVELSRRQFLHFAMVSSFICAFPAYGERDGHKHLKDCPSTVAVLHDAYKAEMNAYEHYEKFADKALEENYPNVAYLFHALSVSEEIHADNYKAVLESEGEKVQAVHIDVLMKDTKANLHAAAKIEMEKIEKIYPGFLKKLETESYDNAIINCMYSWKSHQQHKDKINEILRYISMFSSAVVSRIEDLKLNFYVCRVCGSTLDVKPSEPCNICNKSMANYQRIDKPDRTGD, encoded by the coding sequence ATGAAAGTTGAATTATCAAGAAGACAATTCCTGCATTTTGCGATGGTTTCATCTTTTATCTGTGCGTTCCCCGCTTACGGGGAAAGAGACGGTCATAAGCATTTGAAGGACTGCCCGTCAACAGTAGCGGTCTTGCACGATGCTTATAAAGCTGAAATGAACGCCTACGAGCACTACGAGAAGTTCGCCGACAAGGCGTTGGAGGAAAATTATCCCAACGTCGCATACCTGTTCCACGCCCTGTCTGTTTCAGAGGAAATACACGCGGACAATTATAAGGCTGTCCTGGAGTCAGAGGGGGAAAAGGTGCAGGCTGTCCATATTGACGTTCTTATGAAAGATACTAAGGCAAACCTGCATGCTGCCGCAAAAATAGAAATGGAGAAGATCGAGAAAATCTATCCCGGTTTCCTGAAGAAACTGGAAACCGAGTCATATGACAATGCCATCATAAATTGCATGTATTCATGGAAATCCCATCAGCAGCATAAGGACAAAATAAACGAAATACTCAGATACATCAGCATGTTTTCTTCCGCCGTGGTAAGCAGGATTGAAGACCTGAAGCTTAATTTCTATGTATGCAGAGTCTGCGGTTCAACCTTGGATGTGAAGCCTTCGGAGCCGTGTAACATATGTAATAAATCCATGGCAAACTATCAGAGGATCGATAAACCGGACCGGACAGGAGATTAA
- a CDS encoding TrmB family transcriptional regulator: protein MQIAVSKLKQLGFSEYEAKAYAILVNENPLTAYEIAKNTGIPSSKIYEVIRKLEFRHMIQPIHGERSKMFVPIPPDEFVQNFRSSVEDNLHAVRNELKAARSIMDTSYTWHIKDHDTLVLKAKRMINTAQETLLLLTWQEEVKDFLDALQNAGQRGVKIAVIHYGATNIKIRQLYVHPIEETIYAERGIRGFTLVADSREAINGRIDDKKTEAIWSMNEGFVSMAEDYIRHDIYLMKTIKRFDPLLRKKFGERYEKLRDVFNDEAL, encoded by the coding sequence ATGCAGATTGCGGTCTCTAAGCTAAAACAGCTCGGATTTTCTGAATACGAGGCAAAGGCATACGCAATCCTCGTAAATGAAAATCCTTTGACTGCCTATGAAATAGCAAAGAATACCGGCATCCCCTCCTCAAAGATCTACGAAGTTATTAGAAAGCTCGAATTCAGGCATATGATTCAGCCCATTCACGGTGAGCGTTCAAAGATGTTTGTTCCCATTCCGCCTGACGAGTTCGTCCAGAATTTCAGGTCCTCTGTTGAGGACAACCTTCATGCCGTCAGAAATGAATTGAAAGCTGCCAGGAGCATAATGGACACAAGCTACACCTGGCATATCAAAGACCATGATACCCTCGTCCTCAAGGCAAAGAGGATGATAAATACCGCGCAGGAAACGCTTTTGCTTTTAACGTGGCAGGAGGAAGTGAAGGACTTTCTGGATGCGCTTCAAAACGCGGGGCAGCGGGGCGTAAAGATCGCGGTCATACATTACGGGGCGACCAACATAAAGATCAGACAGCTCTATGTCCATCCCATAGAAGAAACCATTTATGCGGAAAGAGGGATAAGGGGGTTCACCCTCGTGGCAGATTCAAGGGAGGCAATCAACGGAAGGATCGATGACAAAAAGACAGAGGCCATATGGAGCATGAACGAAGGGTTCGTCAGCATGGCGGAAGATTATATCAGGCACGACATATACCTTATGAAAACCATAAAGAGGTTTGACCCTCTGCTGAGGAAAAAGTTCGGCGAGAGATATGAGAAACTCCGCGATGTCTTTAATGATGAGGCGTTGTAG
- the mtnA gene encoding S-methyl-5-thioribose-1-phosphate isomerase, with translation MVKTIEWIDGKVSMLDQTLLPREVKYIECTNYLMVAECIKKLCIRGAPAIGIAAAMGIALGAQEIKANDFNGFMKGLETVFNTLLSTRPTAVNIQWAVERVKKFLMERKNEPVKKLKILLIEESNKVLQEDIEINKAIGKWGAQFIKDGDTVITHCNAGSLATGGYGTATGPIRVAVEQGKKIQVIADETRPVLQGCRLTAWELMEDNIPVTLITDNTAGAILRKGEINLAIVGTDRTVANGDVANKIGTYSLAVLCKENGVPFYVAAPLSSIDFSIPSGELIPIEERGPEEVTHIFGCNIAPEGVRVRNIAFDVTPAKYITGIITEKGVFRPQDLHKLNEKGADLNSIMMKAK, from the coding sequence ATGGTAAAGACGATTGAATGGATTGACGGTAAAGTGAGTATGCTGGACCAAACCCTGCTTCCGCGGGAAGTGAAATACATTGAATGCACAAATTATTTGATGGTTGCCGAATGTATCAAAAAACTCTGCATTCGCGGGGCGCCAGCGATCGGCATAGCCGCCGCAATGGGGATAGCTCTGGGCGCACAGGAAATCAAGGCGAATGATTTTAACGGCTTTATGAAAGGGCTGGAAACCGTATTCAACACCCTGCTTTCAACAAGGCCTACAGCCGTAAATATTCAATGGGCTGTTGAGAGGGTAAAGAAATTTTTAATGGAAAGAAAAAACGAGCCTGTGAAAAAATTAAAGATATTGCTTATTGAAGAGTCGAATAAGGTCCTTCAGGAGGATATAGAGATAAACAAGGCCATAGGCAAATGGGGGGCGCAGTTTATAAAGGACGGCGATACTGTCATCACACACTGTAACGCGGGCTCTCTCGCCACCGGCGGATACGGCACTGCCACCGGGCCGATAAGGGTTGCGGTTGAGCAGGGCAAGAAGATACAGGTCATCGCCGATGAAACAAGGCCCGTGCTTCAGGGCTGCCGTTTGACAGCGTGGGAGCTCATGGAGGATAATATCCCGGTGACCCTGATTACCGATAATACAGCCGGGGCTATTTTGCGGAAAGGCGAGATCAATCTTGCCATCGTCGGCACGGACAGGACTGTCGCCAACGGCGATGTCGCAAACAAGATCGGCACTTATTCTCTCGCAGTGCTTTGTAAAGAAAACGGCGTTCCCTTCTATGTCGCAGCCCCGCTGAGCAGTATTGATTTCTCGATCCCGTCAGGCGAACTTATACCGATAGAGGAACGCGGCCCGGAAGAGGTGACGCACATATTCGGCTGCAACATTGCCCCCGAAGGAGTGAGGGTCAGAAATATTGCATTTGATGTTACCCCCGCAAAGTACATAACTGGTATAATTACTGAAAAAGGCGTGTTCAGGCCGCAGGATTTACATAAACTGAATGAGAAAGGCGCGGATCTGAATTCGATCATGATGAAGGCGAAATAA
- a CDS encoding magnesium transporter has translation MPLFGEVFISELIKMPVLDPMGEELGSVKDFIVIKGDPLPRVSALILEKKKKQYILEWGHVGIFNKRIISSNIYALKVEPYEPSEDDLLIARDIFDKQIVDANGAKVVRVNDVKLEGMNGHACLVAVDVGVRGILRRIGIERKSEDVYRIFGKTLSYNLIRWGYIQPLEPRLTTISLIVPRQMISALHPSDIADIISKVPHEQGVALFKGLDPNVAAEALHELEPNVKRAIIEGLDKDHATDVVERMPPDEAADLMSDLESDKAKELLESIEKDEAEDIQELLAHEEDTAGGLMTNQFIAYSPELTVQEAIEQLRIDSPNVESVYYIYVVTDEKLIGVASLRDLIIQSPNVRLSEIMETKVKTVSPDTNEQDVAELISKYNLLALPVVDADGALLGMVTIDDIVDVLLPPASRKKRRSV, from the coding sequence ATGCCTCTTTTCGGTGAAGTTTTCATCAGTGAATTGATAAAAATGCCTGTCCTTGATCCCATGGGGGAAGAACTGGGGTCGGTCAAGGATTTCATTGTGATCAAGGGCGATCCCTTGCCAAGGGTGTCCGCGCTCATACTTGAGAAAAAGAAAAAACAGTACATCCTTGAATGGGGCCACGTCGGCATCTTCAACAAGCGCATCATATCTTCAAATATCTATGCGTTGAAGGTAGAGCCATATGAGCCTTCCGAAGATGATCTCCTCATCGCGCGGGACATATTCGATAAACAGATCGTTGACGCAAATGGCGCGAAAGTCGTTCGGGTAAATGATGTAAAGCTTGAGGGCATGAACGGTCATGCCTGCCTGGTTGCAGTTGATGTAGGCGTAAGGGGGATACTCAGGCGCATCGGCATAGAGCGAAAGAGCGAGGACGTCTACAGGATCTTCGGAAAGACCCTCTCGTATAATCTCATACGCTGGGGCTATATTCAGCCTCTTGAGCCGAGGCTGACAACAATATCGCTGATAGTCCCCCGTCAGATGATCTCAGCCCTTCATCCCTCCGATATAGCCGATATCATCAGCAAGGTCCCGCACGAGCAGGGTGTGGCGTTGTTTAAAGGACTGGATCCCAACGTTGCGGCAGAGGCACTTCATGAACTTGAACCCAATGTGAAGAGGGCGATAATAGAGGGCCTTGATAAAGACCATGCTACGGACGTTGTGGAAAGGATGCCGCCTGATGAGGCCGCAGACTTGATGTCAGACCTTGAATCTGACAAGGCAAAGGAACTGCTTGAATCCATCGAGAAGGACGAGGCAGAGGACATCCAGGAACTGTTAGCTCATGAAGAAGACACCGCGGGCGGACTCATGACAAACCAGTTTATAGCTTATTCTCCTGAACTGACAGTGCAGGAGGCGATTGAACAGCTCAGAATAGATTCGCCGAATGTAGAATCGGTTTATTACATCTACGTTGTAACAGATGAAAAACTTATAGGCGTTGCTTCGTTGAGAGATCTGATTATTCAGTCTCCCAATGTGCGCCTGTCCGAGATCATGGAGACAAAAGTAAAGACCGTTTCACCCGATACAAATGAGCAGGACGTAGCTGAACTTATATCAAAGTACAACCTCCTCGCCCTCCCTGTCGTTGATGCCGATGGAGCGCTGTTAGGCATGGTGACTATCGACGACATTGTTGATGTGTTACTTCCGCCTGCATCAAGGAAAAAGAGGAGGAGCGTATGA